A region from the Coffea eugenioides isolate CCC68of chromosome 9, Ceug_1.0, whole genome shotgun sequence genome encodes:
- the LOC113782259 gene encoding uncharacterized protein LOC113782259, protein MTNILARLVEQQGQAPVNQPRDPEMGQDRALERFQKFSPSKFLGGPDPEAAKRWLEAMINIFVTLNYTEDKQVHFAIFQFEGPARTWWNVIRAKWKREGTAWTLVNFVREFNEKYLPPIVQEKREDEFIKLRQGTLSISEYETQFTKLSKFALELITTEQRRVRRFVQGLNVEIQEA, encoded by the coding sequence ATGACTAATATTCTTGCTCGACTAGTAGAGCAGCAAGGTCAAGCCCCTGTTAATCAGCCTAGAGACCCTGAAATGGGACAAGATAGGGCCCTggagagatttcaaaagttttctccttcTAAGTTTCTTGGAGGACCGGACCCTGAGGCAGCTAAGAGGTGGTTGGAGGCTATGATCAATATTTTCGTTACCTTAAACTATACGGAGGATAAGCAGGTGCATTTCGctatatttcaatttgagggaccagcTAGGacctggtggaatgtaattagggcTAAATGGAAAAGAGAGGGGACTGCATGGACTTTAGTGAATTTTGTGcgggagtttaatgagaaatatctTCCACCGATAGTTCaggaaaagagggaggatgagtttattaaactccgtcagggaaccctaagtATATCTGAGTACGAGACTCAGTTCACTAAACTATCGAAATTTGCTCTCGAATTGATAactacggagcaaaggagggtTAGAAGGTTTGTACAGGGACTCAATGTAGAAATACAGGAGGCTTAG
- the LOC113782260 gene encoding caldesmon-like has translation MVLVMEEDVTVKDESCNSCCQQWKEKYTKLKEKHSKVEDGRNALRKGIKLLEQENDKLKSEYQALKKAFEDERARAESEKQDKVLESATRVTLEHEISTLKSQILLLQENGGLAAKGVDEEVANLQQRVSEAETEINKHKELLQKERKRVDTEKEKVEKERKKARDAAEKLNAEKKKASEEKRIADIERVKVEELRHQLESLKCEVDEAKSKLALETAKHEQENKKLKAEKENTTKERMRADMEKAKAAEQGKLAEENWKKAMDERSRADALAWQLDKNKHRLEELEKQISNLVSNRKFVDIPVGNPPGGLAELAGKVGSLTWKSEAGALEACNKLGEWQQKNVREKKQAISEIEKAKNQMKAAKRYKRKAMEEKNHVDHLFHELEGNRKRLEEVQREIQELVSSGKLFESSHPASGKSLKDETAEIKLLRKQLKFEKKRVKHAKEVAKLEVGRNCLLQQEVHRLKQEFIPFAQRLD, from the exons ATGGTGTTAGTAATGGAGGAAGATGTTACGGTAAAGGATGAGTCTTGCAACTCCTGCTGTCAACAG TGGAAAGAGAAGTATACGAAATTAAAAGAGAAGCATTCCAAGGTTGAAGATGGACGAAATGCTCTTCGGAAAGGAATCAAACTTCTTGAGCAGGAAAATGACAAGCTAAAATCTGAATATCAAGCTCTCAAGAAAG CATTTGAGGATGAGCGGGCACGGGCAGAGAGTGAAAAGCAAGATAAAGTGTTAGAATCTGCTACACGAGTTACTTTAGAGCATGAGATTTCTACTCTGAAGTCTCAGATTCTTTTGTTGCAGGAGAATGGAGGTTTGGCAGCTAAAGGAGTGGATGAGGAGGTTGCAAATTTGCAACAACGTGTTTCGGAAGCTGAAACAGAGATAAATAAGCATAAGGAGCTTTTACAgaaggagagaaagagagtagATACAGAAAAAGAGAAAGTTGAGAAGGAGAGGAAAAAAGCCAGAGATGCAgcagaaaaattaaatgcagaaaaaaaGAAGGCCAGCGAAGAAAAGAGGATTGCTGATATTGAAAGGGTAAAGGTTGAGGAACTTCGACATCAGTTGGAGAGCTTAAAATGTGAAGTGGATGAAGCAAAATCAAAGTTGGCGTTGGAGACAGCAAAGCATGAACAGGAAAACAAGAAGCtcaaagctgaaaaagaaaacacAACTAAGGAGAGAATGCGTGCAGACATGGAGAAGGCCAAAGCTGCAGAACAAGGTAAGCTTGCGGAGGAAAATTGGAAGAAAGCTATGGATGAGAGAAGTCGTGCTGATGCTTTGGCTTGGCAGTTGGACAAAAATAAACATAGGCTTGAAGAATTGGAGAAGCAGATATCTAATCTTGTATCTAACAGAAAGTTTGTTGACATTCCCGTTGGAAACCCACCTGGTGGACTTGCAGAACTTGCTGGTAAAGTAGGGTCCTTGACTTGGAAGAGTGAAGCTGGTGCACTAGAGGCATGTAACAAGCTTGGGGAATGGCAGCAGAAAAATGTTAGAGAAAAGAAGCAGGCAATATCTGAGATTGAGAAAGCAAAAAACCAGATGAAGGCTGCAAAAAGATACAAGAGGAAAGCCATGGAGGAAAAAAATCATGTAGATCATTTGTTTCATGAACTGGAGGGCAATAGAAAAAGGTTGGAGGAAGTGCAAAGAGAGATTCAGGAACTTGTTTCATCTGGTAAATTGTTTGAGTCATCTCATCCTGCATCTGGTAAAAGTTTGAAAGATGAAACTGCTGAAATCAAGCTGTTAAGGAAACAATTGAAGTTTGAAAAGAAGCGTGTAAAGCATGCCAAAGAAGTGGCTAAGTTGGAAGTAGGTCGCAATTGTCTACTTCAGCAAGAAGTACATCGCCTAAAGCAGGAGTTTATTCCATTTGCACAGCGCTTAGAC